A region from the Panicum hallii strain FIL2 chromosome 1, PHallii_v3.1, whole genome shotgun sequence genome encodes:
- the LOC112892534 gene encoding probable nucleoside diphosphate kinase 5 isoform X2 translates to MGASRRLGGAGWPAQLRVAFLVGPLRAGPDLEVETGLSYFVGQGSAHRLRNGTSVSAELSSKTSDRVSAPPAPYLRSAAPPQMAGATSPAVRALVSRWLPPLLLLFLHGCCSCGAVERERTLAMIKPDGLSGNYTEKIKTAILDSGFHIVKETQVQLDAERASLFYAEHSGRSFFDCLVKYITSGPVLAMVLERTDAVAQWRALIGPTDARKAKTSHPNSIRAMCGLDSEKNCVHGSDSLESAAREISFFFGEADSETVEHDEL, encoded by the exons ATGGGAGCGAGTCGTCGCCTGGGCGGAGCGGGATGGCCGGCACAGCTGCGCGTTGCCTTCCTTGTTGGGCCTCTACGGGCCGGGCCGGACCTAGAGGTCGAGACAGGCCTTTCCTACTTTGTTGGACAGGGCTCGGCCCACCGCCTGCGAAACGGAACATCTGTGTCGGCTGAACTGTCGAGCAAGACTTCAGACCGAGTGAGCGCACCGCCGGCTCCCTATCTCCgctctgccgcgccgccgcagatGGCCGGAGCCACCTCGCCGGCAGTGCGCGCCCTAGTCAGCCGCTGGCTTCCtccactcctcctcctcttcctccacgG GTGCTGCAGCTGTGGTGCTGTCGAGAGGGAGAGAACTCTTGCGATGATCAAGCCGGATGGTTTGTCTGGGAACTACACTGAAAAGATCAAGACGGCCATCTTGGATTCTGGATTTCATATTGTCAAAGAGACCCAGGTCCAGCTTGATGCTGAGAGGGCATCTCTCTTCTATGCGGAGCATTCTGGGAGAAGCTTCTTTGACTGCCTGGTCAAGTATATAACAAG TGGTCCAGTTCTTGCTATGGTTCTGGAAAGGACTGATGCTGTTGCACAATGGCGTGCTTTGATTGGGCCAACTGATGCAAGAAAGGCTAAAACTTCTCATCCAAACAG CATTAGAGCAATGTGTGGGTTGGACTCAGAGAAAAACTGTGTGCATGGTTCAGATTCACTAGAATCTGCAGCCAGAGAGATTTCGTTTTTCTTTGGAGAGGCTGATTCTG AAACTGTGGAACATGATGAGCTTTAG
- the LOC112892534 gene encoding probable nucleoside diphosphate kinase 5 isoform X1, with product MGASRRLGGAGWPAQLRVAFLVGPLRAGPDLEVETGLSYFVGQGSAHRLRNGTSVSAELSSKTSDRVSAPPAPYLRSAAPPQMAGATSPAVRALVSRWLPPLLLLFLHGILVCYQFRCCSCGAVERERTLAMIKPDGLSGNYTEKIKTAILDSGFHIVKETQVQLDAERASLFYAEHSGRSFFDCLVKYITSGPVLAMVLERTDAVAQWRALIGPTDARKAKTSHPNSIRAMCGLDSEKNCVHGSDSLESAAREISFFFGEADSETVEHDEL from the exons ATGGGAGCGAGTCGTCGCCTGGGCGGAGCGGGATGGCCGGCACAGCTGCGCGTTGCCTTCCTTGTTGGGCCTCTACGGGCCGGGCCGGACCTAGAGGTCGAGACAGGCCTTTCCTACTTTGTTGGACAGGGCTCGGCCCACCGCCTGCGAAACGGAACATCTGTGTCGGCTGAACTGTCGAGCAAGACTTCAGACCGAGTGAGCGCACCGCCGGCTCCCTATCTCCgctctgccgcgccgccgcagatGGCCGGAGCCACCTCGCCGGCAGTGCGCGCCCTAGTCAGCCGCTGGCTTCCtccactcctcctcctcttcctccacgG GATTTTGGTGTGTTATCAATTTAGGTGCTGCAGCTGTGGTGCTGTCGAGAGGGAGAGAACTCTTGCGATGATCAAGCCGGATGGTTTGTCTGGGAACTACACTGAAAAGATCAAGACGGCCATCTTGGATTCTGGATTTCATATTGTCAAAGAGACCCAGGTCCAGCTTGATGCTGAGAGGGCATCTCTCTTCTATGCGGAGCATTCTGGGAGAAGCTTCTTTGACTGCCTGGTCAAGTATATAACAAG TGGTCCAGTTCTTGCTATGGTTCTGGAAAGGACTGATGCTGTTGCACAATGGCGTGCTTTGATTGGGCCAACTGATGCAAGAAAGGCTAAAACTTCTCATCCAAACAG CATTAGAGCAATGTGTGGGTTGGACTCAGAGAAAAACTGTGTGCATGGTTCAGATTCACTAGAATCTGCAGCCAGAGAGATTTCGTTTTTCTTTGGAGAGGCTGATTCTG AAACTGTGGAACATGATGAGCTTTAG
- the LOC112892534 gene encoding probable nucleoside diphosphate kinase 5 isoform X3 translates to MGASRRLGGAGWPAQLRVAFLVGPLRAGPDLEVETGLSYFVGQGSAHRLRNGTSVSAELSSKTSDRVSAPPAPYLRSAAPPQMAGATSPAVRALVSRWLPPLLLLFLHGCGAVERERTLAMIKPDGLSGNYTEKIKTAILDSGFHIVKETQVQLDAERASLFYAEHSGRSFFDCLVKYITSGPVLAMVLERTDAVAQWRALIGPTDARKAKTSHPNSIRAMCGLDSEKNCVHGSDSLESAAREISFFFGEADSETVEHDEL, encoded by the exons ATGGGAGCGAGTCGTCGCCTGGGCGGAGCGGGATGGCCGGCACAGCTGCGCGTTGCCTTCCTTGTTGGGCCTCTACGGGCCGGGCCGGACCTAGAGGTCGAGACAGGCCTTTCCTACTTTGTTGGACAGGGCTCGGCCCACCGCCTGCGAAACGGAACATCTGTGTCGGCTGAACTGTCGAGCAAGACTTCAGACCGAGTGAGCGCACCGCCGGCTCCCTATCTCCgctctgccgcgccgccgcagatGGCCGGAGCCACCTCGCCGGCAGTGCGCGCCCTAGTCAGCCGCTGGCTTCCtccactcctcctcctcttcctccacgG CTGTGGTGCTGTCGAGAGGGAGAGAACTCTTGCGATGATCAAGCCGGATGGTTTGTCTGGGAACTACACTGAAAAGATCAAGACGGCCATCTTGGATTCTGGATTTCATATTGTCAAAGAGACCCAGGTCCAGCTTGATGCTGAGAGGGCATCTCTCTTCTATGCGGAGCATTCTGGGAGAAGCTTCTTTGACTGCCTGGTCAAGTATATAACAAG TGGTCCAGTTCTTGCTATGGTTCTGGAAAGGACTGATGCTGTTGCACAATGGCGTGCTTTGATTGGGCCAACTGATGCAAGAAAGGCTAAAACTTCTCATCCAAACAG CATTAGAGCAATGTGTGGGTTGGACTCAGAGAAAAACTGTGTGCATGGTTCAGATTCACTAGAATCTGCAGCCAGAGAGATTTCGTTTTTCTTTGGAGAGGCTGATTCTG AAACTGTGGAACATGATGAGCTTTAG
- the LOC112892523 gene encoding trihelix transcription factor ASIL2-like, which yields MDDDGAASPSPSPSPSRSPSPLPVADPVTVAAAPPGHVAVAIPLRKPSPSSGGGGGREDAWSDGATSTLIDAWGERFVALGRGSLRHPQWQEVAEVVSSRDGYSKGARSDIQCKNRIDTLKKKYKVEKAKRASSWPYFDRLDDLLAPVYKANSSSSSAAAAARSAPPMVPPRINFPQRTRTPLQPSAGAKRRMPSPPPQASASSDSSDGFPPEPLSALANGKRQRVEEPTPAAATNGAESSSSSRVQGLRDLAQAIRRLGEVYERVESAKREQELRMEQERLEAARELEEQRVEFFLKMQMELSKATGSGSAAPVAVPIPADGNGTRRTGMAAEVASSSNHRVRYRIKGSMHHQAAQQPHYQNNAASGGNGSDSDNKEAEEDAEDEEEESQ from the coding sequence ATGGACGACGACGGCGCAGCCTCCCCGTCGCCCTCGCCCTCCCCGTCGCGCTCCCCGTCGCCGCTGCCGGTCGCCGACCCCGTCACggtggccgccgcgccgcccggccacGTCGCCGTCGCCATCCCACTCCGCAAGCCCTCGccctcctccggcggcggcggcgggcgggaggaCGCCTGGAGCGACGGCGCCACCTCCACGCTGATCGACGCCTGGGGGGAGCGCTTCGTGGCGCTGGGCCGGGGCAGCCTCCGCCACCCGCAGTGGCAGGAGGTCGCCGAGGTCGTCTCTTCCCGCGACGGCTACTCCAAGGGGGCCAGGTCCGACATCCAGTGCAAGAACCGCATCGACACGCTCAAGAAGAAGTACAAGGTCGAGAAGGCCAAGCGCGCCTCCTCCTGGCCCTACTTCGACCGCCTCGACGACCTGCTCGCCCCCGTGTACAAGGCCAATTCTTCGTCCTcatcggcggccgcggccgcccggAGCGCGCCGCCCATGGTGCCGCCACGCATCAACTTCCCGCAGCGCACCCGGACGCCGCTCCAGCCCTCGGCGGGCGCAAAGCGGAGgatgccatcgccgccgccccaGGCGTCGGCGTCGTCTGACTCCTCCGACGGATTCCCGCCGGAGCCGCTCTCCGCGTTGGCGAACGGGAAGAGGCAGCGCGTGGAGGAGCCCACCCCGGCCGCGGCCACGAACGGCGcggagagcagcagcagcagccgcgtGCAGGGCCTGCGCGACCTGGCGCAGGCGATCCGGCGGCTCGGGGAGGTGTACGAGCGCGTGGAGAGCGCCAAGAGGGAGCAGGAGCTCCGGATGGAGCAGGAGCGATTGGAGGccgcgcgggagctggaggagcagcgCGTGGAGTTCTTCCTAAAGATGCAGATGGAGCTCTCCAAGGCCACCGGCTCTGGCAGTGCCGCGCCCGTGGCCGTCCCCATCCCTGCCGACGGCAACGGCACGCGGAGAACGGGCATGGCTGCGGAGGTCGCCAGCAGCAGCAATCACCGAGTCCGGTACCGCATCAAAGGTAGCATGCACCACCAAGCCGCACAGCAGCCACATTACCAGAACAATGCCGCCTCAGGCGGCAACGGCAGTGACTCGGACAACAAGGAAGCCGAGGAGGATGCCGAAGACGAAGAGGAAGAGAGCCAGTGA
- the LOC112902159 gene encoding uncharacterized protein LOC112902159, with protein sequence MGDAEPWRRLRWRGLGRRHRRRRLPVARLGGGRGRGILRRLRLRWLTARWLRRAARRLAAIYLAALAGPPSPRGAASSTCPPWLGLEPCFATPFVASTRPCW encoded by the coding sequence ATGGGGGACGCCGAGCCGTGGCGCCGGCTGCGGTGGCGCGGTCTCGGCCGCCGGCACCGGCGCCGGAGGCTCCCGGTCGCCCGgctcggcggcgggcgcgggcggggaaTCCTGCGGCGGCTCCGCCTGCGCTGGCTGACGGCGCGGTGGCTCCGGCGCGCGGCACGCAGGCTGGCCGCGATCTACCTGGCGGCGCTCGCGGGCCCGCCCtcgccgcgcggcgcggcgtcgtcGACCTGCCCGCCGTGGCTCGGCCTGGAGCCGTGCTTCGCCACGCCCTTCGTGGCCAGCACGAGGCCGTGCTGGTGA